The genomic segment atttcgaatccaactttgatgtttcttgctcattgtacagaaagTACaccggacttccaaatgtacgcaaatgagaataatttgtcggcttcccagtccacatctccatcggagtcttcagatcaatcgccattgaaggagaacgattgataatataacaagcggttttgactgcttctgcccaaaatgacttttctagacctgcggtcctcaacatagctcttgttctgtccaacaaggttctgttcatccgctccgccactccattctgtttaggtgtgtaagccgtcgtaaactgtcttttgatgccctcatgttgacaatatgcatcaaattcgtcactggtatattctcctccattgtcagtcctcagacacttgattttattttcagaatcaagttcaacccttcgctttgaaatctttgaaaatctggaaaacatctgatttcttcttgattggatacacccaatatctcctagagaaatcatcaatgaacgagacaaagtatctcgctcctcctagggatacaaccggtgcttgccaaacatccgaatgaatcagttccaatatgcttttgctcctggcagtagaagtgccaaactttaatctatgttatttactggtaacacaatgctcacaaaagggtagtgacactattgtaagtcccggcagcagcttccgttttgagagaattttcaacccccgttctgacatatgcccgagctttctatgccataacactgttaattcttctcctgaaccaattgatgcaacagctagttccgcctctttgtgtgtttctcttaAAAgaacatacagatttgcagcaacttttttCGCATTCATAACAACAAGCGctcccttcacaattttcatgatctcgtTCTCGATCCGTGTTTTCACCCAATGttatccaattgccccaaggacaaaagatttttcgtcagtcccttcacatgtcgtacctcctttATGGTGCGAAttgtgccatcaaacattttaattttgatagtaccgaccccagcgatttccaaggcatgatcattttccatgaatacagatcctcctgagactggttcataatgatcaaaccattctctccgagacgtcgtatgccacgtcgctcctgaatccataatccatgtgtcacaaaatttgtgtctgccttctgcaacagttgctgcttcgctgaataatatttcaccactgcctgaagtactggccacatttccttgagaacttttatcgatactcgtaaactctttcttgaagtgctctttaccgccacatttaaagtagtaaatatttttctttttacttcttgactttgatctacctcgtctttgaCTCCCACTGGaatcacggtccataaatcttcctcttatcatcggtaacgCCTCTGCCTGCTTTgatgttaccaacctatctttcttattcttgcgccggctttcttctccgagaaccgcagttaagacatcgttgAATCTTAGAAAgtccataagaatattgttggtaatgttgatgataagttgatcatatgaatctggtagactttgaagtagaagctccgcacgttcattttcccctattttatggcCCATGGAAGTGatttgggcaaatagagtatttagtgtattgatatgatcgatcatcgatgaggattccgccatccgaagagtataaagccttctctttaggaaaacatgttgtgtagcgacttgacctcatacatctttgtcagagtatcccagataactttggctgtttttatctcagagatacttgacaaaacttcgtcagctatagccaagtgtaaatttgCAAtagcattatcattcatctattccactttccatcatccgtaatctccaccggtctatctccaatagccgccaaacaattctcctttcttaaaactgcttgtatttttattttccacagcataaaattgcttccattgaactttgctatctcgtaccttcccgccattatgtctacaacaattttagttgaccggacaaaataatcccgccttaaataaaaaatttcaaaaaatcttttctgatatggaagatcagtctaggctacaaccacagagcatactcagaattttaagaaattttaaaccaaggctctgataccacttgttggtcccatgtgcggaatttgagataataaatcccgaaaataaagaataaattggacaccgagatttacatgaaaaacccctaaaaattattaggataaaaaccacgggcaaaatgaaaagaattccactataatattttacggtgtacaattcactcactgtgtttccaaagagaacacacaccctcttaatacaggagaacaaacacctcacaaatattatagaactaataggatgagagaactcgaagaagagatgatttcagaatgaaggggagagctctatttatagagccccttgtcCGTGTGAACACGCGTATAAAAACGCGTTTTCTCCTCTGAAAATTTCCAGCCAACCACACGTTTTTCTTTTCAGCAAATTCATGCAATAAATGCTATGCTCCTGCCGACAGAAGGGAACAACTCTACAGCACTGATGTCTCCATCACCATTGATATACTCCGATCCATTGCAAATGCTAGAAAATTAGGGTTGGAACCCTCGTCAATTTTgaatattatgtttgatttaTAGCTGCATGGCACCCTGCACACATGCAAAAAAGTTACACATATAGAGAAAAACAAGACGAAAAACACCCAACATGGAAAATGCGATATATTATATATGATAAAATTATGGCTAGGTCATGTCATACCTTTGATATTCGACGTCGATTATTCCAGCTTTTCTCATTGCATCGTCTTGCCCTTGTTTTGCTAACAACCCGAAAGCTTTTCCACCCAAATCAAAATGATAAGGGACGATATTGCAGTCACTGGGACACTCATTGTTGATGGTTAAAGTTATTGGAGAACCTGAGCAAGAAGGATGTTTGCTGCATCTCACCTGGAAGTAATGCCACATTATGATtcccattaaaaaaatattaaaaaaatggcGGACTAAAATAGCCAAAATATAGAAAGATATAGCATGAATAACCGATCTTGACAACATAAATGATTAAAATCGCAACTTGTTTGTTGTGGACCCTATTGAGGTTATCAACAATGTTAAAGAATATAAGCACCTGGTAGCAACTCCCACAACCCTTTCCCGATTTAAATAGATTGTTGTTTCCTGCAGCTGTATAACCGTTGTATGGCGCACTTGCTACATCATCTGCAAATCCACAAGCTGCACCTGCaagtacatacatacatatatattgatACCCCCATAAGAGCCCGGGTCATTCCATGACCCGGAATATCAAATGGATTCCCAAATCCGAGTGAATCTGCAGATTGATTCTTCTGGAGCCGGGCAGGTGCAAGCTCATGCTCTACTCCCCGAGCAACCAGACGCCCGGGCTCTTGTATAAATCTCCCGGGAGGCATTCTACCCGGGCACCTCGATAACAGTGCCGCATTCGAGTGGTTCAGAAGATAAGATCTTGTCTCGAGAAGCGCACCTGACAGAATCCTATTGATGTGACTTTATGGAAAAGTAGGGTGGCGTGACAGGAAAGGTTCATCAGGAGCCGGGCGGGTGAATGCCCGAGACGTCTCTTCCCCGGGCCACCGGACGCCCGGGCTCTCGTTCAAActcccgggaactttctacccgggccacctcggtatgagcaccgcactcgagtatactagcagaataggatgtgggcgactttcccatctctgacaccaggccgattggttgacaaaatcagatgggctggatgtgaccagtatgagatttgacatgtcagaaaaTATAGAGTGtgctcagccgtcctactataattagtaggtaacacggagaacgaggtcatcattacttctcctactataaataccaggttctctctttacatttatattcattcattcacaccaatatcacaaccatcacttggttacattggttcttagcttgaatcattcactgacttaagcatcggagtggccacgccggacacccctccggcgcccattcacgtggttaccttcTTGAGTGCAGGAAATCCTCTCTGCCCGGGGAAGAAGCTTCtggttcagatatctacattgctcttattttcttcatcattttgatagcagatccggtggagcacccgaccctgctcactcatttcaccaggatcgtatcattggcgccgtctgtgggaaattgagctcaagacgtagaTATGGTTTCCATTCAAAAATAAGCCCAACTCTGCTTGGCAAACATACAAGTCCGACCCGCTCGGCACTCATATCTTATATGTGGATTTCATATGGGCTCAAAGCTCAGCAGCTATCCCGGATTAGCATGAAGATCATTTGCTATGCACTCAGTAATATACAGTTATATTAGTCACCTAATTTAGCTCAACCAGAGAAGTTTTACTCTACGGAAAATGAATTCGGATTCAATATTTCCAGGTtagtgatttgatttttaataaaactcaTACAGCAAGTAAAGCAAAATCtcttaagcccgggagacaCGAGACCCTGACACATTAtctaagcccagggttctcaaacctggctcagggctccgtacctcgaccattcccaagtcccgggacatgttccccggctcaaggctccgcaccttgttTATTTATAAGCCCGAgattctcaaacctggctcggggctccgtacctccaCCATTCATGAatgccagggctccgcaccctggttatctattaagtccaaggatccgtaccctggctcgggactccgtacctcgaccattcatgaaggccagggctccgcatcctggttatctattaagtccagggatccgtaccatggctcggggctccgtacctcgaccatttatgaaggccagggctccgcaccctggttatctattaagtccagggatccgtatcTTGGCTCGGGGTTCCGTACCTCGACCgttcatgaaggccagggctccgcaccctggtcatctattaagtccagggatccgtaccctggctcggggctccgtacctcgaccattcatgaaaactagggctccgcaccctggttatctattaagtccaggtatccgtaccctggctcggggcttcgtacctcgaccattcatgaaggccagggctccgcaccctggttatcttttaagtccagggacccgtaccctggcccggagtcccgtacctcggtcatcttttatgtccagggatccgtaccctggctcggggctccgtatctcgaccattcatgaaggccagggctctgCACCCTGGTTATTTTTTAAGtctagggacccgtaccctggcccggagacccgtacctcggtcatcttttaagtccagggatccgtaccctggctcggggctccgtacctcgaccattcatgaaggccaggaTTCCGCACCCTGATTATCTATTAAGTTCatggatccgtaccctggctcggggctccttacctcgaccattcatgaaggccagggatccgcaccttggttatcttttaagtccagggacccgtacctcagtcatcttttaagtccagggatccgtaccctggctcggggctccgcacgtcgaccactcccaagatccgggacatgctccccagcccaaggctccgcatcttggttattcataagcccagggttctcaaacctggctcggggctccgcacctcgaccattcttaagtccgggagatatgaggtACCGGCAATTTATTTAaagcccgggagacatgaggtccCAACATTTTATACTTAAGTTCGGGAGATATGAGGTCCCGACATCTTATGCAAAAACCGGGAGgcacgaggccccggcatcttatctcAAGTCCATAAGACACGAGACTCCGGCATTTCATCCCATTTCTGGGAGACatgaagcccccgatgctttTATAGAACAAGATTGATTATCTCTTTGGGAATCCAAGCATGACTGATCAggacagcgagtatgactctagcccgactatttaagggatGTGTGATGATACCCCATAAGAGcccgggtcatccatgacccggaATATCAAAAAGATTTCCAAATCCGAGTGAATCTGCAGATTGATTCTTCTGGAGCCGGGCAGGTGCAAGCTCATGCTCTACTCCCCGAGCAACCAGACGCCCGGGCTCTTGTATAAATCTCCCGGGAGGCATTCTACCCGGGCACCTCGCTAACAGTGCCGCATTTGAGTGGTTTAGAAGATAAGATCTTGTCTCGAGAAGCGCACCTGACTGAATCCTATTGATGTGAATTGATGGAAAATTAGGGTGGCGTGACAGGAAGGGTTCATCAGGAGCCGGGCAGGTGAATGCCCGGGACGTCTCCTCCTCGGGCCACCGGACGCCCGGGCTCTCGTTCAAActcccgggaactttctacccgggccacctcggTATGAGCACCGCACTCGAGTATACTAGCAGAATAGGATGTGGGCGACTGTCCCATCTCTGACACTAGGCCGATGAGTTGACAAAATCAGATGGGCTGGATGTGAccagtatgagatttgacatgtcagaaaatatagggtgtgctcagccgtcctactataattagtaggtagcacggagaacgaggtcataattacttctcctactataaataccaggttctctctttacatttacattcatttattcacaccaatatcacaaccatcacttggttacattggttcttggtttgaatcattcactgacttaagcatcagagtggccacgccggacacccctccgacacccattcacgtggttaccttcttgagtgcaggaaatcctctccgcccggggaagaagcttctggttcagatatctacattgctcttatttccttcatcattttgatagcagatccggtggaacacccgaccctgctcactCATTTCACCAGGATCGCATCATATATCATGATTTTGCATGAAAGCATATCCAAGGATTTACGTAGTCCCTTTAATTTCCTTTACTTTATAATATCAAATGTTGCattgtttttgtaattaatcTTGTAATATTATTGACATACTGCATGTCTTTCCAAGCAAGTATGTGTAGCTAATCTCTTGTTTACTTTTGTTATATACATTAAAGCTAAAAGTTATTACCACTTCCTGGTCCTGTCGCGCTCCCATACCATGTTGCTACAGCAGGGGCGAAACCATCAACGACAGACGATATTGATGATCCCGGACTCATACAGAGGCAATGTTGGTTTATAAACATTAAAATTGCCGCAATTACCATAACTGGGAAAGAACGGGTGAAGAACACGgtgattaattatatatatgtgaaGCAAACTTTTAAATGTGCAAAAAAAGTTGGATGAAAAGGCAGTGGTGGCTGTCGTGTTAGCGCTGGTCATGGCCTGCCTTTTTATATTGGTACAATTATAATGCTTACCTTTTAATAAGTAACTTAAAGGAGAGCTTCTTACTATGTATAAAATAAAACCaatgattattatatatatatatatatatatatatatatatagatagatagatagataagtttttttaaaaaaattgtgagatgcaagtcaattttgtgagacagatatcttatttgatcACTCAtaaaaaattactatttttttatgttaaatacatgacttattattgtaaatattataTAGTTGATCCGTGTCCCATGACACCTTACCACAAAAAACTTACCaatataatttcaatatattatatacttactatatatatatatatatttatgtgttCTTAGTTGAGGTAATAGGTTTTCCAATAATTAAATATCATTAGTATGAACATTGGTAAGTGGGCTGCCCATATATTGCAACATTTAGGCGGAGGcctattatatatatagagaCGATGATGATTCAGATCTCCCAAATTTGAGTGCACGACCAATAACAATGTCAATACCTCGGTCGCAGAGCGATCAACTCTTGTCCTCCTCCGCCTCCCCCGCCACCTCCTCCTCTTCATGGGACTGCATGCTCCCCGGACCGCCGTCCAAGAACAACGGTGGATCAGCTGATCTATCTTCAGCTGGCCTACTCGCCTACGCCTCCGGCAGCTCCGTCACCGTTCTCGACACCCATTCCATGCAGCTCGTCTCCACCATGCCCATGCCCCCGCCCTCTCCCTCTGCTGTCTCCCCTTTCATAACTGCTGTCCGATGGTCTCCGCTCTCACTCCCTCATCTCCTCCTCGAGAACTCATCCCCTCACCTTCTTCTCGCCGTGGGTGATCGCCATGGACGCATTTCGATCCTAGATTTCCGATCGAAATCACCGATACTGTTCTTGGACAGCAATACTTCTAATTCGTCTAAATTGGGCATTCAGGATCTCTGTTGGGTTCAGACCCGTTCCGACTCCTGGGGTCTCGCCGCCATTTCCGGCCCTTCATTGCTCTCTCTTTACAATACCGCTACGGGGAGATGCTTCTTTAAGTATGACGCTTCACCAGAGTACTTCTCCTGTCTCCGCCGCGACCCCTTTGATTCACGTCATTTCTGTGTTCTGGGCCTCAAGGGCTTCTTACTCTCGGTGAAATTGCTTGGTGACTCAGAGACCGACGTTGTGATGAAGGAGCTTCAGATTCGTACTGAGGCCTCGGAATTGCAGAGACTGGAGAGGGATTCTCCTAGCAATGGTGGAGCGCCAGCTTCGGCGGCTTTCCCAAATTATCTGGTGAAATTTGCGTTCTCGCCACACTGGAAGCATGTGTTATTAGTAGGCTTTCCTAGGGAGCTCGTGGTGTTTGACTTGCAGTATGAATCTGTTTTGTTTGCAACGGGCCTGCCAAGGGGATGCGGAAAGGTTTTAGATGTGTTGCCAGATGCGAGTATGGATATATTTTACTGTGTTCATATGGATGGGAAGCTCACTACTTGGCGATGCAAAGAGTGAGTACTCAGCACAATAGGTTGTTAAAAGTCACATGGCTATGGTGATGTTTAATTTGAATTATATATAGTGCTAAAAAAGGCACAATGACCGGCTCTTAATTTCCAATAAAGTTATTGTAAGGTCGAGTTAAATGCTGAATTTGTTTGTGTGACAATAATTGATTGAGCAAAGATGTCGGGACTCAATGCTTACTCTCCATCATTCTTATAGTTGCTATGTGACATGAGAATGAATTTGAGCTGAAAGGTCATCCCCACCTTCCTCCAGTATATCACTGACAGTCCTTCGTGAGTGCGGCACACaccttttttctttcttttggagCTGTTTTGTCGTATTTTCAATCTTCGAATAATGGAGCTGAAGTTTAATGAGAGTTTCAAGGTTTATTCTGGTAGGATTGTGGAAAGAAACGGGTTCTAGAATTTGTGAAACAACGAAAGGAAATGATAATGGTTACTGCATCTAGTTATGAAGTAAAACCCCTTTCTGCATCTTTGCAGTTCCGGGTATTTCTAACTTTATGTTTCCGTGTACGCATTAATCCATAAGCATTGAGCCATAATATATGTTGACGATGTTCAAAGTTTTATGATTAAACAAATGTGATTTTTTCATTATTCTGATCTTATGAATGTTAGTAATGCAGTGATGCGTATGTATCTATTTGAAAggatgaaaaacttaattttagGAGATTTAAGTTCTATTACTGGCTTGCTATTTCTGCTCTTGCTAATAGAGTTTTGTACAGCAGAATGCCATAAAGCAAAATAAATTGTCTGATTGATAATTCGTTTTCGTACGCCATCATCATGTGCATAATTAGAAAAATCTCTGTTATCTAGATTTGAAATGTAattatgcatatttatttgtttattacCACAGAGGCGAGCAGGTGCACATTATGTGTTCAATGGACGAATTGATTCCCTTAATCGGTACATCTGTTCCTTCTCCATCACTTCTGGCTGTTACCATCTCCCAATTAGATTCAACACTCCAAGATATTGGCAAGCTTTGTTCGGATGCGACTTCACTTGATATAGATTTTGATAGTCCATTTGATTTTGTTGATGAATCTTCTATCATTTCTAAAACTCATTTAATATCAATTTCGGATGATGGGAAACTGTGGAAATGGTGCCTGACTGCTGAAGAATCCAGCGCTGTTCTGAAGGATATAGAGATTGTTAGTGAAATTGTAAAAGCCAGTAAAGTTCCAGTTCCAGAAATTGAATCCCAGTTAGCTTGTTCAGCTAATGAATATGCAATTAGCTCAGTTAACCAGCAAGATGATAAATATAGAAGAAAGAACTGCCAATCTAGACGTACCATTGCCGCAGATGAAGTTTTATATAAGGTAGGCTGTCTAGAGTATGTTAATGCGCGAAGCTAGTATtttttttgtagattttaaatCTCTTTCATGTCAAACTTTGCTGTGATAGATTTGATGGTATTTaaatatttcatattaatttgaatataatctTTTGAAGATCCACTGGCAGCATGAGAAGAAACCAAGTGAAAGGATCAAaggaataaaaattaaacatcatctttttattttccaaaTTTGCTAGTTGTCAGTAAATCAAGGTTATCTACCTGGCAATAACAAGAAGGCTTTAATTTCCACAATCAGATCATTTAGTGGATTCCGTACGAGTCACTGAACAAATTTCAGATATCTGAGGCATGGTAGCTTCTAGATGTTATGATTGGTGCATGGTTTCTACTGGTATGGTCAATTTGAAGAGTTTCCAGGCTTTCATCTCTGACTTTCTTGTTTACATGTAAAACATTTATCAAAGTTTTGCAAAATCTTGAAAGTAATTTCGAGATGATATTtcgtttttttattttgttttttgttgttgGTGATAGGTggatgaaaatatattttgtttgaGTTGACGATTGATGTGCGAATATAATCAATTATGTGGAAAAATGAAGGGATTTGGGTTTTGAAAATCTTTTTAATAAAAACCTTCGAAAGAGAGATGAAACCATTTGATTGTGAAGAGAAAACGAAGAAATGAGTTGAACCATCTTTtcaaaatagaagaaaaatttcaatttgaaaacaaaacaaataagGGCTTTGATTCTATCTCATGGTGTCACCCTCAATGTTCATAACTATTTACTTCATTAAGCTTTACGATGAACTGGGTCGAAAAAAATGCTCGAGGCATTGCTGGATAATATTGGGCTTAGCCCCTTGAAAATTTTACTATTTTGTAGGTACTTGATTCTGCTTTGCTGTTTTTTGTTGAGGTTTTCAAActcaaattcttttaggttTCCAGTGATTGCAGGAAacaatattatatgtttattttggATTTGGGTGGGAACCGGTATGTAATATCCTGCAATTCACTAGAAACAACAAGCCCTTACCTTTGTCTTTGTGTTTGCTATAATATTAACGCAGATTAACCTAGTTGGGCAACTGCATCTTCTCTCGTCAACAGTGACTATGCTGGCTGTACCATCTCCTTCGCTTACAGCTACTTTGGCACGTGAGTtctctcattcttttatgtGATCCTTATAATCCTTTCTTCACTTCGACCCTGGTGGAAAGTCTTCTGATCCTCAAAATATAGAGTGAGTTTATCAAGATATTGGcgaacttttttttttgtgtcAACTAATCATCCATCCGATGCATGAAGGTGGGGGAAATTCTCCTGCTGTAGCTGTTCCGCTAGTTGCTTTAGGAACTCAAAGTGGCACAGTTGACGTGATTGATATCTCTGCAAATGCTGTTGCTGCAAGTTTTTCCATTCATAGTAATATGGTCAGGGGATTACGCTGGCTGGGAAATTCAAGATTGGTGTCATTCTCTTATTCACAGGTCGGAACTGCCCAAGTTATTTTATGGTTATATGCCTCAATCTTTGTCACGCATTCAGATATTATCATTATACTGCAGTTTTCACTCTAACACGGTTTGTGGAGTTAGGTAACCGAAAAAACAGGAGGTTATGTTAATAGGCTAGTTGTTACCTGCTTAAGAAGTGGCCTTAATCGAACATTTCGAACTATGCAAAAGCCAGAGAAAGCTCCAATTAGAGCATTGAGGGCTTCATCTTCTGGAAGGTTCGCTGATTTTTATAATGTACTTATTTGCTCTTTTTTTCACATTTCTACTTTAACTGATAAGTGCTCTGTCTTTTTGTCTCTTGCTGAACAAGCATGATAATCTATCTCTAGCCCTAAAAATCAATTCTTTGCATTTGTTGTAAAATTCGAAAAAGCAAGGGAGTTGAAGACCCATGTTTCATTTATGTGAATTTCAAAGTTTGATTTGTTTTTATGAACCCACAAAGATCTTATTGCCTGTCAAAATAAAACAACTTAAATAAACTTATACGAAGGCTTCCAGTTGATTACTTAGTCATGACTTTGCTACTTCACAATTTAAAAGAAGCTGTCAAAAACAGTATTTACACATGCTTGATTAGctatttaattagtaaaaaaCACGGATAGTTAGAACTGGAAAACATTGGTACAGTAAACCAATTTTTCTACTCATGTTGTGACCATCGGTTTCTGCTCTTTCTCCCTTTTCCCTTTCAATTTCTATTTTTATCCAGTCATTTTTTATCCATTTCTCTTTGGTGTTGGTGGTATTGGACATTGGTTGTGATTGGGTTGGGGAAGATGGAAAGCTTAGTCAGGAGGTTGGTTGATTCTTACTTGCTTTATTTGATCACATTGAGTTAGACGACTTACATTACTGGTAGTGGCCTCGCTAATTGCTACATTCGTGAAGTTCTGATCTGCAAAGATGGGCATTACAGATCTCCCATGAGCCTTTCTAGCCAAAGCATTTCACATATACCCTGTACAATAGCTTTAAATTCTGCTTCCACCATTCCCACATGACTAAATTCAACACGATTTTGTACGATACCTGGCAGTTTTTTAATTATCTTCAACTCCAAGGCCTATCAACAGTCTGCAAAGGTTTCAATatcgatactttatttttctgAGCATCAACACTTTAGATCGAGTTTCTTTGAGATGTTAAAGAATTTTGTCAGATTGCTATAGATGTTGCTAAGTTCTAGAGTGCATGAACTAATTTATAATGATTAACCACAAGTGTATGTCAGGTCATTCAAGAAAGAGAGAATTTTCTAGCTAACACTTGTATTTTCATTTGTCAACTGGAGGATAATCTACTACC from the Primulina tabacum isolate GXHZ01 chromosome 16, ASM2559414v2, whole genome shotgun sequence genome contains:
- the LOC142528496 gene encoding LOW QUALITY PROTEIN: expansin-B6-like (The sequence of the model RefSeq protein was modified relative to this genomic sequence to represent the inferred CDS: deleted 2 bases in 1 codon) translates to MVIAAILMFINQHCLCMSPGSSISSVVDGFAPAVATWYGSATGPGSGAACGFADDVASAPYNGYTAAGNNNLFKSGKGCGSCYQVRCSKHPSCSGSPITLTINNECPSDCNIVPYHFDLGGKAFGLLAKQGQDDAMRKAGIIDVEYQRVPCSYKSNIIFKIDEGSNPNFLAFAMDEYINGDGDISAVELFPSNEKHWKTTMEQSWGATLKAGIPAGVKGPYSVKITTIKSRKSVVAKNVIPADWAPRKYYNSSVNIQSF
- the LOC142529161 gene encoding uncharacterized protein LOC142529161 isoform X5; protein product: MSIPRSQSDQLLSSSASPATSSSSWDCMLPGPPSKNNGGSADLSSAGLLAYASGSSVTVLDTHSMQLVSTMPMPPPSPSAVSPFITAVRWSPLSLPHLLLENSSPHLLLAVGDRHGRISILDFRSKSPILFLDSNTSNSSKLGIQDLCWVQTRSDSWGLAAISGPSLLSLYNTATGRCFFKYDASPEYFSCLRRDPFDSRHFCVLGLKGFLLSVKLLGDSETDVVMKELQIRTEASELQRLERDSPSNGGAPASAAFPNYLVKFAFSPHWKHVLLVGFPRELVVFDLQYESVLFATGLPRGCGKVLDVLPDASMDIFYCVHMDGKLTTWRCKEGEQVHIMCSMDELIPLIGTSVPSPSLLAVTISQLDSTLQDIGKLCSDATSLDIDFDSPFDFVDESSIISKTHLISISDDGKLWKWCLTAEESSAVLKDIEIVSEIVKASKVPVPEIESQLACSANEYAISSVNQQDDKYRRKNCQSRRTIAADEVLYKINLVGQLHLLSSTVTMLAVPSPSLTATLARGGNSPAVAVPLVALGTQSGTVDVIDISANAVAASFSIHSNMVRGLRWLGNSRLVSFSYSQVTEKTGGYVNRLVVTCLRSGLNRTFRTMQKPEKAPIRALRASSSGRYLLILFRDAPVEVWAMTKTPIMLRSLALPFTVLEWTLPTVPRPTQSTPSRTSSFLSRDRVGMPPSGTSSPTKAPSSDSITITCNSSSVAEGADGSQDEFSESFAFALVNGALGVFEVHGRRIRDFRPKWPSSSFVSSDGLITAMAYRLPHVVMGDRSGNIRWWDVTTGQSSSFNTHRDGIKRIKFSPVVPGDRSRGRIAVLFYDNTFSVFDLDSPDPMANSLLQPQFPGTLVLELDWMPLRTNKNDPLVLCIAGADSSFRLVEVTVSDVKLGGIGAQSRSMKERFRPVPLLSPVLLPTPHALALRMIIQLGVKPAWFDAFNTAMTIVDSHTPRTPSDGDFRGYMMDSPRVGDTVVPEMLLKVLEPYRKEGCLLDDDKVRLYSKVVQKDSSLRLAFAAAVFGDSMESLFWLQLPHALNHLMFKMANKSPQKVPTSAQTPEIDEASMLSRISSKGKSGPGSGKKNLLINGQLRLMAFQPEELCERATERITWHEKLEDEEAIQNRVHDW